One segment of Leptodactylus fuscus isolate aLepFus1 chromosome 7, aLepFus1.hap2, whole genome shotgun sequence DNA contains the following:
- the LOC142213354 gene encoding olfactory receptor 10A7-like: protein MSGSKSYHRENVNEERSSQDLRCMKAMDIEQWLCKSTLTFAVKQELLLYKTHNFNKTMVTEFILLAFSNLQNLQILFFSFVLLAFTTCIAGNSAILILIRSERSLHTPMYFFISDFALLEIIFVCVTVPKLLANLLGTSKKISFIGCFAQLYAFNSFGVAECYLLLVMAFDRDLAISSPLHYSGIMNRALCIELAASPWVIGCVIAAIPTIFTAKLEFCGPNEIDHFFCDLAPVQDLACSDPFVSGLATTSSAIFASMLPFLIIVGFYLHIIVTILKIKSTIGKKKAFSTCSSHLIVTCLFFGSVIVVYGKPQSSQQDKFFALVYTVIIPLVNPFIYTLRNKDVKAALRKSKLLRVLGPIKISH, encoded by the exons atgagtgGCTCAAAATCCTATCATCGGGAAAATGTGAACGAAGAGCGTTCatcacaggatttgcgat GTATGAAGGCAATGGACATTGAACAATGGTTATGTAAATCCACCCTTACCTTTGCAGTCAAACAG GAATTGCTTCTCTACAAAACCCACAATTTCAATAAGACAATGGTAACAGAATTCATACTTCTAGCTTTCTCCAATTTACAAAatctgcagattttgtttttttcctttgtcCTGTTGGCTTTTACAACTTGTATTGCGGGAAACAGTGCCATACTTATCCTAATAAGGTCAGAGCGTTCACTTCATACACCAATGTATTTTTTCATCAGTGACTTTGCTCTTCTGGAAATAATATTTGTATGTGTCACTGTTCCTAAACTTCTAGCTAATTTACTGGGCACCAGCAAGAAGATATCTTTTATTGGGTGCTTTGCCCAGTTATATGCATTTAATTCTTTTGGAGTAGCAGAATGTTATCTTCTATTAGTTATGGCTTTCGATCGGGATTTAGCCATTAGCAGCCCATTGCATTATTCAGGTATAATGAACAGAGCTCTTTGTATTGAACTTGCAGCAAGCCCATGGGTTATTGGGTGTGTTATAGCCGCCATACCTACCATATTTACAGCTAAATTGGAGTTTTGTGGACCCAATGAAAtcgaccatttcttctgtgatttGGCTCCAGTGCAGGATTTAGCGTGTTCGGATCCTTTTGTCAGCGGTCTGGCCACAACTTCTTCAGCTATATTTGCCAGCATGCTTCCATTTCTGATCATTGTAGGATTCTACCTCCACATTATTGTCACCATCTTGAAAATTAAAAGCACGATAGGCAAAAAGAAAGCCTTCTCTACCTGCTCATCTCACCTCATTGTAACTTGCTTGTTCTTTGGCTCAGTTATTGTTGTATATGGTAAGCCCCAAAGCAGTCAACAAGACAAATTCTTTGCCCTTGTCTACACTGTCATAATTCCACTAGTAAATCCATTTATTTACACCTTAAGAAACAAGGATGTCAAAGCAGCTCTAAGGAAATCAAAGTTATTAAGAGTCCTTGGTCCAATTAAGattagccactag